One part of the Janthinobacterium sp. 17J80-10 genome encodes these proteins:
- a CDS encoding N-acetyl sugar amidotransferase, with protein sequence MDRIPAPQEVDKSKFAPDAKNPEAKYGLPDEVVYCKRCVISNQRPNSAVEYNHTKASKKKTIHFDEEGICDACRFAEKKNQTINWEDRERQLRELFDRHRSKDGSYDVLVPGSGGKDSFYASHILRTKYGMHPLTVTWAPHVYTDWGWKNFQSWIHAGHDNYLMTPNGRIHRLLTRLAVDNLFHPFQAFMFGQKALAPKMALLFNIPLVIYGENEAEYGNPIGDTDSAKRDWSYFTAEDQSKVNLGGVSVTDLKKHFGVQTHDLAPYLPANPNEIEEKNVEVHYLGYYLKWHPQSCYYYAVEHGGFQASPERTPGTYSKYNSIDDRIDDFHYHTTGIKFGIGRASYDAAQEIRSGDITREEGVALVKRFDHEFPERFADEIFKYLSIPENEFPEASKMFEQPILTRDYYTSLTDNFRSPHLWKWEDNQWKLRHAVWHEQFLQK encoded by the coding sequence ATGGATCGTATTCCTGCCCCCCAAGAGGTAGATAAGTCAAAATTTGCCCCGGATGCCAAGAACCCGGAAGCAAAATATGGTCTGCCTGACGAGGTGGTTTATTGCAAACGCTGCGTTATTTCCAACCAGCGGCCAAATTCCGCGGTGGAGTATAACCACACCAAAGCCTCGAAAAAGAAAACGATCCATTTCGACGAAGAAGGCATTTGTGATGCTTGCCGTTTCGCCGAAAAGAAAAACCAGACCATTAACTGGGAGGATCGTGAACGCCAGTTGCGCGAACTGTTCGATCGTCACCGCAGCAAAGACGGCAGCTATGATGTTCTGGTGCCGGGTTCCGGCGGCAAGGACAGCTTCTACGCATCGCACATCCTGCGCACCAAGTACGGCATGCACCCGCTGACCGTCACCTGGGCGCCGCATGTCTACACCGATTGGGGCTGGAAGAATTTCCAGTCGTGGATCCATGCCGGCCACGACAACTATCTGATGACGCCGAACGGCCGCATCCATCGCCTGCTGACGCGCCTGGCTGTAGATAACCTGTTCCATCCGTTCCAGGCATTCATGTTCGGCCAAAAAGCCCTGGCGCCAAAAATGGCCCTGCTGTTCAATATTCCGCTGGTGATCTACGGCGAAAACGAAGCCGAGTATGGCAATCCGATCGGCGATACCGACTCCGCCAAGCGTGACTGGTCCTATTTCACGGCTGAAGACCAGTCGAAAGTGAACCTGGGCGGCGTGTCGGTCACCGACCTGAAGAAACACTTCGGCGTACAGACCCATGACCTGGCACCTTACCTGCCGGCCAACCCGAACGAAATCGAAGAAAAGAACGTGGAAGTCCACTACCTCGGTTATTACCTGAAGTGGCATCCGCAGTCGTGCTACTACTACGCGGTGGAACACGGCGGCTTCCAGGCCTCGCCCGAGCGCACGCCGGGCACCTACAGCAAGTACAACAGTATCGATGACCGCATCGACGATTTCCATTACCACACCACCGGCATCAAGTTCGGCATCGGCCGCGCCAGCTATGACGCGGCACAGGAAATCCGTTCCGGCGACATCACGCGCGAAGAGGGCGTGGCGCTGGTCAAGCGTTTCGACCATGAATTCCCGGAGCGTTTTGCGGATGAAATCTTCAAGTATCTGAGCATTCCTGAAAATGAATTCCCGGAAGCCAGCAAGATGTTCGAGCAGCCGATCCTGACGCGCGATTACTACACCAGTCTGACCGACAATTTCCGCTCGCCGCACCTGTGGAAATGGGAAGACAATCAATGGAAATTGCGCCATGCAGTCTGGCACGAGCAATTCTTGCAAAAATAA
- a CDS encoding Wzz/FepE/Etk N-terminal domain-containing protein, with the protein MQNNSSPENFGNHQNREEISLRDVVQFLKDGRKWIVSTFAVFMLVGIAYVMFAPPKYEVSANIEMAAVAGQLIEEPNILAEKLKLPLYYSVATFSACKAENKKPSPGEFLADQLKPSVNKNAPIIRFKFKGATADEAKQCLEAVLRDIQRNQNSVWAPLFNTKKSQLVLLEEKLKSAEKFAAQLSLDKAKLQFSDPKFSATALLLVTLTQKENEIMDLRKQINDIQPTLQPPQTRQTSLVTPIHVPVTQTSPDVFLALISSAIAGIFAGILLVLARKMVFSR; encoded by the coding sequence ATGCAAAACAACTCGTCGCCGGAAAATTTTGGCAACCATCAAAATCGGGAAGAAATCAGCCTGCGGGATGTCGTTCAGTTTCTTAAAGACGGTAGAAAGTGGATCGTTAGTACTTTTGCAGTATTTATGCTGGTCGGGATTGCCTATGTGATGTTTGCCCCTCCCAAATATGAGGTCTCTGCCAATATCGAAATGGCCGCTGTCGCAGGCCAGCTGATCGAAGAACCAAATATTCTGGCAGAAAAACTGAAACTGCCACTCTATTATTCTGTTGCCACCTTTTCAGCCTGCAAGGCAGAAAACAAAAAACCGTCGCCCGGTGAATTCCTGGCAGACCAGCTTAAACCCTCTGTTAATAAAAATGCACCGATCATCCGCTTCAAATTTAAAGGCGCAACAGCCGACGAAGCAAAACAATGCCTGGAAGCGGTACTGCGCGATATTCAGCGAAATCAAAATTCTGTGTGGGCACCTCTTTTTAATACCAAAAAATCGCAACTGGTTTTATTGGAAGAAAAGCTGAAGTCGGCAGAAAAATTCGCTGCGCAACTGTCGCTCGATAAGGCGAAGCTCCAATTCAGCGACCCGAAATTTTCGGCGACTGCACTGCTGCTTGTTACGCTGACTCAAAAAGAAAATGAGATCATGGACTTGCGAAAGCAGATAAATGACATTCAACCCACATTGCAGCCGCCGCAAACCCGGCAAACATCGCTGGTCACGCCGATTCATGTGCCGGTAACTCAGACGTCACCTGACGTGTTTCTTGCGCTCATTTCCTCCGCAATTGCAGGTATTTTCGCTGGCATACTGCTTGTATTAGCCAGAAAAATGGTGTTTTCACGCTAA
- a CDS encoding acyltransferase family protein has product MPVAQINNDNQVASNINPDSALTHPAYRPDIDGLRAIAVLSVVGFHAFPKIFTGGFIGVDIFFVISGFLISTIIFGSLNRNSFSFVDFYSRRIKRIFPALLLLLTVSLGVGWFVLLPDEYAQLGKHAAAGSGFVSNFVLLAESGYFDNAAELKPLLHLWSLGIEEQFYIVWPLILWWAWKKQFNLLKIAVVVALLSFALNIGSISGNAIKAFYSPLTRFWELLAGSVLAYMALVGNSADASIRRKFLYFLPGYLKPDPVVQTCIQKPHNVRALLGAGLVLAGFIFINKERAFPGWWALLPVAGSVMLISAGERSWINRVILSRRPLVWVGLISFPLYLWHWPLLSFARIVEGETPSRPIRVAAVVIAIVLGWLTYRFVEKPLRFGKGGQYKTFALLILMALVGIAGYGLHRQAGMPSRAFAPQLDAYLKSIAVPEKSAECFEIPFAFEKRDNWFCRLGAKGAAPKIFAYGDSHALSLVPALDKLGTEANIQIQFTGNSGCPPLLGIQSMRGAEWAKKYNCQKLNSRIFEHVKNSRIDTVLLVARWTYYTGSVTRPNEFNPVSMNESEESTVVFSKASFEHGLQETIAKYRSIGVKVFLVEDNPQQIYDPKDSLKKYRRPSDTLINRLSVSKTEHVNNQQSVSKLLKSFEGEMVKTINFDDLLCTDEICPLVKDGQFLYSDDDHLSVTGALHIYPKLRQALSSE; this is encoded by the coding sequence ATGCCAGTTGCACAAATTAATAATGACAATCAAGTGGCCAGCAATATTAATCCGGATAGCGCCTTGACGCATCCTGCATATCGTCCCGATATCGATGGATTACGGGCAATTGCTGTACTGTCGGTCGTAGGGTTTCATGCATTCCCCAAGATATTTACAGGCGGGTTTATTGGGGTGGATATATTTTTTGTTATATCCGGCTTTCTAATTTCGACCATTATTTTTGGCAGCCTGAATCGCAATAGTTTTAGTTTTGTCGATTTTTATAGTCGTCGCATCAAGCGTATTTTCCCGGCATTATTGTTGTTATTGACTGTCAGCTTGGGCGTAGGCTGGTTTGTTCTCTTGCCAGACGAATATGCGCAGTTGGGAAAACATGCGGCAGCAGGAAGCGGCTTTGTATCCAATTTTGTCTTGCTGGCGGAGAGCGGTTACTTTGACAATGCCGCAGAATTGAAGCCCCTGTTGCATTTGTGGTCGCTTGGAATCGAGGAACAGTTTTATATCGTTTGGCCGTTGATCCTGTGGTGGGCCTGGAAAAAGCAATTCAACTTGCTGAAAATTGCCGTAGTTGTTGCTCTCCTTTCCTTTGCGTTAAACATTGGCAGCATCTCAGGCAACGCAATCAAGGCCTTTTATTCACCTCTTACGCGATTTTGGGAATTGCTGGCGGGCTCTGTTTTGGCCTACATGGCCCTTGTTGGGAATAGTGCCGACGCCAGTATCAGGCGAAAATTTCTTTATTTTTTACCTGGATATCTGAAGCCGGACCCGGTGGTGCAAACGTGCATTCAGAAGCCGCACAATGTCCGCGCACTGCTGGGAGCGGGACTGGTCCTGGCCGGTTTCATCTTCATTAATAAGGAACGCGCGTTTCCAGGATGGTGGGCACTATTGCCTGTGGCAGGCTCGGTGATGCTCATTTCTGCCGGGGAGCGGTCATGGATCAATCGCGTCATCCTGTCCCGTCGTCCCTTGGTGTGGGTTGGCCTGATCAGTTTTCCTCTGTATCTTTGGCATTGGCCGCTGTTGTCTTTTGCCCGTATTGTGGAGGGTGAAACGCCTTCTCGGCCGATTCGCGTGGCTGCCGTAGTCATTGCCATTGTCCTTGGCTGGCTGACGTACCGGTTTGTTGAAAAACCTTTGCGATTCGGGAAGGGCGGCCAGTATAAAACTTTTGCGCTGCTTATATTGATGGCACTTGTCGGTATTGCCGGATATGGCCTGCATCGGCAGGCTGGCATGCCTTCACGCGCATTCGCGCCGCAACTCGATGCCTATTTAAAATCAATTGCGGTGCCTGAAAAAAGTGCGGAATGCTTTGAGATCCCGTTCGCCTTTGAGAAACGCGATAACTGGTTCTGTCGTCTGGGCGCTAAAGGTGCAGCACCTAAAATTTTTGCCTATGGTGACAGTCACGCATTAAGCCTTGTGCCCGCCCTGGATAAACTCGGCACAGAGGCAAACATCCAGATTCAATTTACTGGCAATTCCGGTTGTCCGCCTTTGCTTGGTATCCAGTCGATGCGCGGCGCTGAGTGGGCAAAAAAATACAACTGCCAAAAATTGAACAGCAGGATATTCGAGCACGTTAAAAACAGCCGGATTGATACCGTTTTGCTTGTCGCGCGCTGGACTTATTACACCGGCAGCGTAACGAGACCGAATGAATTCAACCCAGTCTCCATGAACGAGTCAGAAGAATCAACGGTGGTTTTTTCAAAAGCCTCGTTCGAACATGGTCTCCAAGAGACAATTGCAAAATACCGCAGCATTGGCGTGAAAGTATTTCTAGTTGAAGACAATCCGCAGCAGATCTATGACCCCAAAGACTCGCTAAAAAAATACCGTCGACCTTCGGACACGCTCATTAACAGGCTATCGGTGTCGAAAACAGAGCATGTCAATAATCAGCAATCGGTTTCCAAGCTGCTGAAAAGCTTCGAAGGGGAAATGGTGAAAACCATAAATTTCGATGACTTATTGTGTACTGATGAAATATGCCCCTTGGTTAAGGACGGTCAATTCCTTTACTCGGATGACGACCATTTAAGTGTGACCGGAGCGTTGCATATTTATCCAAAATTACGTCAGGCGCTGAGCAGTGAATGA
- a CDS encoding DUF6394 family protein, with the protein MNLEKVIFAFFIVFAATLNFGFFLGDIDRPELHNIYELFAAIVINMIATVLKFGDRTQIGAVLLSTSLVADLQLIAAAVIWAVAVHVNGAGMTPDVTASVVSLSGGALLANIISVTMLVVETVMMRR; encoded by the coding sequence ATGAATCTGGAAAAGGTCATTTTCGCTTTCTTCATCGTCTTTGCGGCGACCCTCAATTTCGGCTTTTTCCTCGGCGATATCGACCGGCCGGAACTCCACAATATCTATGAGCTGTTCGCGGCCATCGTGATCAACATGATTGCCACCGTGCTCAAGTTCGGCGACCGCACCCAGATCGGCGCGGTGCTGCTATCCACCAGCCTGGTGGCCGACCTGCAGCTGATTGCGGCGGCAGTGATCTGGGCGGTTGCCGTGCATGTCAATGGCGCCGGCATGACGCCGGACGTGACGGCGAGCGTCGTGTCCCTGTCCGGCGGCGCCCTGCTGGCCAATATCATTTCCGTCACAATGCTCGTGGTTGAAACGGTCATGATGCGGCGCTAG
- a CDS encoding potassium channel protein — translation MNSVFFLVLRRMRAPIIVLIVFYAIAVLGLTLVPGVNADGTPAPAMSFFHAFYFISYTATTIGFGEIPVAFSNAQRLWTTACIYMTVISWSYSILTLLALLQDKAFQHTLVASGFSRRVARLHAPFFLVCGCGETGSLICRALDILGYDFVILDKDPQRVEELDLEDFKTNDPTLAADAGAAANLLMAGLRHRQCKGVLAVTNDEECNLAIAINTRLLNPDIPVLARARSPGVMASMASFGTHHIVNAYERFAEYLALAVSSPERFRLIEILTGLPGTALPQVHRPPHGRWIICGYGLFGRSIARYLTLPGITLTVVDPESDGPANGRTVRGIGTEVHVLEAAGIREAHGIVAGSPNDINNLSIAMMAKKLNPHIFVVARQNQGANDVLFDTFRADFSMVHTRIVAQECISVITTPLLSRFLAAIRQADERESQALVQRLEEVCKGHVPEVWSVTLDQHNALAAHKALLNKRPLSAGHLLRNGARRETSLPAIILMIERNGEVFLLPDADFMLMADDTVLLAGLHLVRSSLLLTLHNANVLHYILTGEDKGGGWLWQRISARRH, via the coding sequence ATGAACAGCGTCTTTTTCCTGGTCCTGCGGAGGATGCGGGCGCCGATCATCGTGCTCATCGTGTTCTACGCGATCGCCGTGCTGGGACTGACGCTTGTGCCGGGTGTTAACGCCGATGGCACACCGGCCCCGGCCATGAGTTTTTTTCACGCGTTCTATTTCATCAGCTATACCGCCACGACCATCGGTTTCGGAGAAATTCCGGTCGCCTTTTCCAACGCCCAGCGCCTGTGGACGACAGCCTGCATTTACATGACCGTCATCTCCTGGTCTTACTCCATCCTGACGCTGCTGGCCCTGCTGCAGGACAAGGCATTCCAGCATACGCTGGTGGCATCCGGTTTTTCGCGCCGCGTGGCACGCCTGCATGCGCCTTTCTTCCTCGTGTGCGGCTGTGGCGAAACCGGCAGCCTGATTTGCCGGGCCCTGGATATCCTGGGGTACGACTTTGTCATCCTGGACAAGGATCCGCAGCGCGTGGAAGAGCTGGACCTGGAAGATTTCAAGACCAATGACCCTACGCTCGCCGCGGATGCCGGCGCCGCGGCCAATCTGCTGATGGCCGGCCTGCGCCATCGGCAATGCAAAGGTGTCCTGGCGGTGACCAACGATGAAGAATGCAACCTGGCCATTGCCATCAACACCCGCCTCCTGAACCCGGATATTCCCGTCCTGGCGCGCGCCCGCAGCCCGGGCGTCATGGCCAGCATGGCATCGTTCGGCACACACCACATCGTCAATGCCTATGAGCGGTTTGCGGAGTACCTGGCCCTGGCGGTGTCGTCACCGGAGCGTTTCCGCCTGATCGAGATCCTGACCGGCCTGCCGGGAACGGCGCTGCCGCAAGTGCACCGCCCGCCGCACGGGCGTTGGATCATCTGCGGCTACGGCCTGTTCGGGCGATCGATTGCACGCTACCTGACACTGCCCGGCATTACCCTGACGGTGGTCGATCCGGAAAGTGACGGCCCGGCCAATGGCCGCACCGTGCGCGGCATCGGCACCGAAGTCCACGTGCTCGAAGCCGCCGGGATTCGCGAAGCCCACGGCATCGTCGCGGGCAGCCCGAACGATATCAATAACCTGTCCATCGCCATGATGGCCAAGAAGCTCAATCCGCACATATTTGTCGTGGCGCGCCAGAACCAGGGCGCCAACGATGTGCTGTTCGACACGTTCCGCGCCGATTTCAGCATGGTGCATACGCGCATCGTGGCGCAGGAATGCATTTCGGTCATTACGACCCCGTTGCTGTCACGCTTTCTCGCCGCCATACGCCAGGCAGATGAGCGCGAAAGCCAGGCGCTGGTGCAGCGCCTGGAAGAGGTGTGCAAAGGCCATGTGCCGGAAGTCTGGAGCGTCACGCTCGACCAGCACAATGCCCTGGCCGCGCACAAGGCCTTGCTGAACAAGAGGCCGCTCAGTGCCGGCCACCTGCTGCGCAACGGCGCCAGACGCGAGACGAGCCTGCCCGCAATCATCCTGATGATCGAACGCAACGGCGAAGTGTTTCTTTTGCCGGATGCCGACTTCATGCTCATGGCAGACGATACAGTGTTGCTCGCCGGTCTGCATCTGGTCCGGTCGTCACTGTTGCTAACGCTGCACAATGCGAACGTCTTGCATTACATCCTCACCGGCGAAGACAAAGGCGGGGGCTGGTTGTGGCAGCGGATATCTGCCAGGCGGCACTAA
- a CDS encoding DUF2145 domain-containing protein, with amino-acid sequence MANFIYLTGRTLSALAAGMLVAVTAHAGRSCEEKKPTVQTIERGMSLAEQTMRALDASGHQVVLLARAGQDLSRYNLRYSHLGIAYKQPTGNGGHVWRVLHKLNQCGTSVAAIYRQGLGEFFLDDLWRFEAAYAAPSAAAQEKILAVLQNDWHATRLHHRPYSIVSYAWGGMYQQSNQWAIETMAMALAPSVDSRMQAQEWLSRSGYRPTTLKIGPLMRLGGRMTAANVAFYDHPPDKRFSDRIETVTVDSVFAWLAQTGIAEKPVAVRLR; translated from the coding sequence ATGGCCAACTTCATCTACCTTACCGGACGTACCCTGAGCGCACTCGCAGCCGGCATGCTCGTCGCTGTAACAGCTCACGCCGGCCGCTCCTGCGAAGAGAAAAAGCCCACCGTACAGACTATCGAACGTGGCATGTCGCTGGCCGAGCAAACCATGCGCGCGCTCGATGCAAGCGGCCACCAGGTGGTGCTTCTGGCGCGCGCCGGCCAGGATCTGTCACGCTACAACTTGCGCTATTCCCACCTTGGCATTGCGTATAAGCAGCCAACCGGCAATGGCGGCCACGTCTGGCGCGTATTACACAAGCTTAACCAGTGCGGCACCAGCGTTGCGGCAATCTATCGGCAGGGCCTCGGCGAATTCTTCCTGGATGACTTGTGGCGCTTCGAAGCGGCGTATGCAGCACCGTCCGCCGCCGCCCAGGAGAAAATCCTTGCTGTGCTGCAGAATGACTGGCACGCCACCCGTCTGCATCACCGTCCCTATAGTATTGTCAGCTATGCCTGGGGCGGCATGTACCAGCAGTCTAACCAGTGGGCAATCGAGACCATGGCCATGGCGCTGGCCCCTTCGGTCGATTCGCGCATGCAAGCCCAGGAATGGTTGTCGCGTAGCGGTTACCGGCCGACAACGCTGAAAATCGGCCCGTTGATGCGGCTTGGCGGACGCATGACGGCGGCCAATGTCGCTTTCTATGACCATCCGCCGGACAAGCGTTTCAGCGACCGCATCGAGACGGTCACGGTGGATTCGGTCTTTGCCTGGCTGGCGCAAACGGGTATTGCCGAAAAGCCTGTCGCGGTCAGATTGCGCTAA
- a CDS encoding helix-turn-helix transcriptional regulator, whose product MSTTANLVSTLKEELKAAGITYAKLAQKLDIAESSVKRMFAKGDMPLSRVDAICSAIKLDFADLARRVADSQPLLAELTLAQEKAVVADKKLLLVAICVLSQWTLEQVTAAYRMNDAEVIKCLTQLDRLGIIELRPLNRYRLKLAKTFRWRAHGPVMGFFREHALTDYFAGGFDREDESLVLVHGAISKSLAPVFVERLQRVAQDFAQQHQADQKLGEQHKEGYTLLLAMQSWELEAFRKLRR is encoded by the coding sequence ATGAGCACGACCGCCAACCTCGTTTCGACGCTAAAGGAAGAACTCAAGGCCGCAGGCATCACCTATGCGAAGCTGGCGCAAAAACTCGATATCGCCGAATCGAGCGTCAAGCGCATGTTTGCCAAGGGCGACATGCCGCTGTCGCGCGTGGATGCCATCTGTTCGGCGATCAAGCTGGACTTTGCCGACCTTGCCCGGCGCGTGGCGGACAGTCAGCCGCTGCTGGCGGAGCTGACGCTGGCGCAGGAAAAGGCGGTGGTGGCGGATAAGAAGCTCTTGCTCGTGGCGATTTGCGTATTGAGCCAGTGGACGCTGGAGCAGGTTACCGCGGCTTACCGCATGAATGACGCCGAGGTGATCAAGTGCCTGACGCAGCTCGACCGCCTGGGCATTATCGAACTGCGGCCGCTGAACCGGTACCGCCTCAAGCTTGCCAAGACTTTCCGCTGGCGCGCGCACGGCCCCGTGATGGGCTTTTTCCGGGAACATGCGCTCACCGACTATTTTGCCGGCGGCTTCGACCGGGAAGACGAATCCCTGGTGCTGGTGCATGGCGCCATCAGCAAGAGCCTGGCGCCGGTGTTCGTCGAACGGCTGCAGCGCGTTGCGCAGGATTTCGCCCAGCAGCACCAGGCTGACCAGAAACTCGGCGAGCAGCACAAGGAAGGCTACACCCTGCTTTTGGCCATGCAATCCTGGGAACTCGAGGCATTCAGGAAGCTGCGGCGCTGA
- a CDS encoding methyltransferase domain-containing protein, protein MAGPTVEFWQTRFESGNVPWDRGSANPQLEQWIAAGMIGPGTTMLVPGCGRGWEVAALAAHGVHATGVDYASGAIDACARLLQSQGLAAELFQADVLDWQPAAPVDAVYEQTCLCALHPDHWRAYADQLRAWIRPGGRLFALFVQAIAEESGQGFVKGPPYHCDIHAMRALFPARDWEWPAPPYPRLASNPAFQELAVVLTRKG, encoded by the coding sequence ATGGCAGGACCAACGGTGGAGTTTTGGCAAACCCGGTTTGAATCGGGCAATGTGCCATGGGATCGTGGCAGCGCAAATCCCCAGCTGGAGCAATGGATTGCGGCCGGAATGATTGGGCCGGGTACCACCATGCTGGTGCCGGGATGCGGGCGCGGCTGGGAAGTTGCCGCACTGGCAGCGCATGGTGTTCATGCCACCGGGGTTGATTATGCGTCTGGCGCCATTGACGCATGCGCCCGCCTGCTGCAGTCGCAAGGACTGGCGGCCGAACTGTTCCAGGCCGATGTACTGGATTGGCAACCGGCTGCGCCCGTGGATGCGGTGTATGAGCAGACTTGTTTATGCGCATTGCATCCCGACCACTGGCGTGCCTATGCCGATCAATTGCGCGCATGGATCCGGCCAGGCGGGCGGCTCTTTGCCCTGTTTGTGCAAGCCATCGCGGAAGAGTCCGGGCAGGGATTCGTCAAGGGCCCACCGTATCATTGCGATATTCATGCCATGCGCGCGCTGTTTCCGGCGCGGGACTGGGAATGGCCGGCGCCGCCTTATCCCCGCCTGGCCTCCAACCCTGCCTTTCAGGAGCTGGCGGTCGTCTTGACCCGGAAGGGCTAG
- a CDS encoding HAD hydrolase-like protein, protein MYKSNKRLLILDADGTTIDAFQAIEAAFDRHGLSLGEEEHFQKRHNLFKYLGGIKEFPAIFKKNIRKKSRAELIDTLTEVYRTEARLYPGIADLIRTLVAAPDVMVGLVTRNITNEPLETLRQLFARHDLDIHAFDFLVHVPLKEKKTAQFRAIRERFDINPARGYICGDEHKDFHAALNTGLHPFMVSYGFEDHARLTEKFGVPADVISRTSRELCARVCHALDLPASS, encoded by the coding sequence ATGTATAAAAGCAATAAACGACTTCTGATCCTCGACGCGGACGGCACCACCATCGATGCTTTCCAGGCCATCGAGGCGGCGTTCGACCGGCATGGCTTGTCGCTCGGCGAGGAAGAGCACTTCCAGAAGCGCCACAATCTTTTCAAGTATCTGGGCGGGATCAAGGAATTCCCCGCCATCTTCAAGAAAAACATCCGTAAAAAGAGCCGGGCAGAGTTGATCGATACCCTGACCGAGGTCTACCGCACGGAAGCGCGCCTGTATCCGGGCATTGCCGACCTGATCCGTACGCTGGTGGCTGCGCCCGATGTCATGGTTGGCCTGGTGACGCGCAACATCACCAACGAGCCCCTGGAGACCTTGCGGCAGTTGTTCGCGCGCCATGACCTCGACATCCATGCTTTCGATTTTCTGGTGCACGTACCGCTGAAAGAAAAAAAGACGGCGCAATTTCGCGCTATCCGCGAACGCTTCGATATCAATCCGGCGCGCGGCTACATCTGCGGCGATGAGCACAAGGATTTCCATGCGGCGCTCAATACCGGCCTGCACCCGTTCATGGTGTCATATGGCTTTGAAGACCATGCCAGGCTGACGGAAAAATTCGGCGTGCCGGCGGACGTGATTTCGCGCACTTCCAGAGAACTCTGTGCACGGGTATGCCATGCGCTGGACTTGCCAGCTTCGTCCTAG
- a CDS encoding DUF924 family protein, whose protein sequence is METPESILAFWFGTAADDAAVAAAQSKLWWAKDAATDALMHQRFESTLAMAASGALADWGGTPQGRLALILLTDQFSRNMYRDSAAAFAYDALALAWCRQGLDLGIDQRLRPIERVFFYLPLEHSETLDDQALSVALFGRLLQQVPPEQRTVFEGFHDFAERHRVIIARFGRFPHRNAILGRASTVEETAFLQEKGSSF, encoded by the coding sequence ATGGAAACACCCGAATCAATCCTGGCATTCTGGTTTGGCACCGCTGCCGACGACGCGGCGGTGGCGGCAGCCCAGTCGAAGCTCTGGTGGGCAAAAGATGCTGCCACGGATGCGCTGATGCATCAGCGCTTTGAAAGCACACTGGCCATGGCGGCCAGCGGGGCATTGGCTGACTGGGGCGGCACGCCGCAGGGGCGCCTGGCGCTGATTCTGCTCACCGATCAATTTTCCCGCAACATGTATCGTGATAGTGCTGCTGCATTTGCCTATGACGCACTGGCACTGGCGTGGTGCAGGCAGGGTCTGGACCTTGGCATCGACCAGCGCTTGCGGCCGATCGAGCGGGTCTTTTTTTACCTGCCGCTGGAGCATTCCGAAACCCTCGACGACCAGGCGTTATCGGTGGCGCTGTTTGGGCGCCTGCTGCAGCAAGTGCCGCCCGAGCAGCGCACGGTGTTCGAAGGCTTCCATGACTTTGCCGAACGCCATCGCGTCATCATCGCACGCTTCGGGCGCTTCCCGCACCGTAATGCCATCCTCGGCAGGGCTTCGACTGTCGAAGAAACCGCGTTCCTGCAAGAGAAAGGTTCTTCATTCTGA